One genomic window of Myxocyprinus asiaticus isolate MX2 ecotype Aquarium Trade chromosome 5, UBuf_Myxa_2, whole genome shotgun sequence includes the following:
- the LOC127440896 gene encoding zinc finger protein 239-like: MQVKVESQELDELEEKHQYQTPNNSERKSSQKRSQKTRAKKSLTCPQCGKSFMQKGHLENHLRIHTGEKPFTCLQCGKSFTEKGHLENHMRIHTGEKPFTCPQCGKSFSCSQSLKYHLHSQHTGVKSLKCDQCDKKFILTSHLKAHMRTHTNEKPYMCSVCGKSYAWWHNFKEHQRMHTGVRDHMCFECGKTFIRADDLKLHQRVHTGEKPYTCSHCGKCFSRLGALKIHERVHTGEKPYHCHPCGKSFSQSGQLLYHFKKCNGKLSQ; the protein is encoded by the coding sequence ATGCAAGTGAAAGTGGAAAGTCAAGAACTGGATGAActggaggagaaacatcagtatcagacaCCTAATAATTCTGAAAGGAAATCCTCACAAAAAAGAAGTCAAAAAACAAGAGCCAAAAAATCTTTaacctgccctcagtgtggaaagagtttcatgcAAAAAGGACACCTTGAGAATCacttgagaattcacactggagagaagcctttcacatgcctgcagtgtggaaagagtttcacagaaAAAGGACACCTTGAgaatcacatgagaattcacactggagagaagcctttcacatgccctcagtgtggaaagagtttctcatGTTCACAAAGTCTCAAATATCATCTACACTCTCAGCACACTGGAGTAAAATCATTGAAGTGTGATCAGTGcgataaaaaatttattttgacatcaCACTTAAAGGCACATATGAGAACTCATACAAATGAGAAACCTTACATGTGTTCTGTTTGTGGAAAGAGTTATGCATGGTGGCACAATTTTAAAGAGCACCAGAGAATGCATACCGGTGTGAGAGATCATATGTGCTTTGAGTGTGGGAAAACCTTTATTAGAGCTGATGACTTGAAGCTGCACCAAAGAGTCCACACAGGAGAAAAACCTTATACATGTTCACATTGTGGAAAGTGTTTCAGTCGGTTAGGAGCCCTGAAAATACATGAGAGAgtgcacactggagagaagccataccacTGCCATCCATGTGGGAAGAGCTTTAGCCAATCAGGTCAATTATTGTATCATTTTAAGAAGTGCAATGGAAAGTTGTCACAGTGA
- the LOC127440865 gene encoding zinc finger protein 239-like isoform X2: MDFIKEKREDMSYQEPHRVKNEDTEEQIDLMQVKVESQELDEVEEKHQYQTPNNSERNSSPKTIKKTRAKKSLTCPQCGKSFKQKVLLVNHMRIHTGEKPFTCLQCGKSFTKKGNLKNHMRIHTGEKPFTCPQCGKSFSCSKGFKYHLHSQHTGVKSLKCDQCGKKFILTSHLKAHMRTHTKEKPYMCSICGKSYAWWHNFKDHQRMHTGVRDHVCFECGKTFIRADDLKLHQRVHTGEKPYTCSHCGKCFSRLGALKIHERVHTGEKPYHCHPCGKSFSQSGQLLYHFKKCNGKLPQ; encoded by the exons atggattTTATTAAAGAGAAGAGAGAAGACATGAGTTATCAAGAACCACACAGAgtgaaaaatgaagatactgaggaacaaatag acCTGATGCAAGTGAAAGTGGAAAGTCAAGAACTggatgaagtggaggagaaacatcagtatcagacaCCTAATAATTCTGAAAGGAATTCCTCaccaaaaacaattaaaaaaacaagagCCAAAAAATCTTTaacctgccctcagtgtggaaagagtttcaaacaaAAAGTACTCCTTGTgaatcacatgagaattcacactggagagaagcctttcacatgcctgcagtgtggaaagagtttcacaaaaaAAGGAAACCTTAAgaatcacatgagaattcacactggagagaagcctttcacatgccctcagtgtggaaagagtttctcatGTTCAAAAGGTTTCAAATATCATCTGCACTCTCAGCACACTGGAGTAAAATCATTGAAGTGTGATCAGTGtggtaaaaaatttattttgacatcaCACTTAAAGGCACATATGAGAACTCATACAAAGGAGAAGCCTTACATGTGCTCTATTTGTGGAAAGAGTTATGCATGGTGGCACAATTTTAAAGATCACCAGAGAATGCATACCGGCGTAAGAGATCATGTGTGCTTTGAGTGTGGGAAAACCTTTATTAGAGCTGACGACTTGAAGCTGCACCAAAGAGTCCACACAGGAGAAAAACCTTATACATGTTCACATTGTGGAAAGTGTTTCAGTCGGCTAGGAGCCCTGAAAATACATGAGAGAgtgcacactggagagaagccataccacTGCCATCCATGTGGGAAGAGCTTTAGCCAGTCAGGTCAGTTATTGtatcattttaaaaagtgtaatgGAAAGTTGCCACAGTAA
- the LOC127440865 gene encoding zinc finger protein 239-like isoform X1 → MYQQTLFPDFASATQVKREKFKECKKLLHAQDVSFALLYPTDLRIDAKDGHLMQVKVESQELDEVEEKHQYQTPNNSERNSSPKTIKKTRAKKSLTCPQCGKSFKQKVLLVNHMRIHTGEKPFTCLQCGKSFTKKGNLKNHMRIHTGEKPFTCPQCGKSFSCSKGFKYHLHSQHTGVKSLKCDQCGKKFILTSHLKAHMRTHTKEKPYMCSICGKSYAWWHNFKDHQRMHTGVRDHVCFECGKTFIRADDLKLHQRVHTGEKPYTCSHCGKCFSRLGALKIHERVHTGEKPYHCHPCGKSFSQSGQLLYHFKKCNGKLPQ, encoded by the exons ATGTACCAACAAACACTTTTTCCGGACTTTGCCAGTGCTACACAAGTGAAACGGGAGAAATTCAAAGAGTGTAAGAAGTTACTTCACGCACAGGATGTGAGCTTCGCATTGCTTTACCCGACTGacctgagaattgatgccaaggatgGAC acCTGATGCAAGTGAAAGTGGAAAGTCAAGAACTggatgaagtggaggagaaacatcagtatcagacaCCTAATAATTCTGAAAGGAATTCCTCaccaaaaacaattaaaaaaacaagagCCAAAAAATCTTTaacctgccctcagtgtggaaagagtttcaaacaaAAAGTACTCCTTGTgaatcacatgagaattcacactggagagaagcctttcacatgcctgcagtgtggaaagagtttcacaaaaaAAGGAAACCTTAAgaatcacatgagaattcacactggagagaagcctttcacatgccctcagtgtggaaagagtttctcatGTTCAAAAGGTTTCAAATATCATCTGCACTCTCAGCACACTGGAGTAAAATCATTGAAGTGTGATCAGTGtggtaaaaaatttattttgacatcaCACTTAAAGGCACATATGAGAACTCATACAAAGGAGAAGCCTTACATGTGCTCTATTTGTGGAAAGAGTTATGCATGGTGGCACAATTTTAAAGATCACCAGAGAATGCATACCGGCGTAAGAGATCATGTGTGCTTTGAGTGTGGGAAAACCTTTATTAGAGCTGACGACTTGAAGCTGCACCAAAGAGTCCACACAGGAGAAAAACCTTATACATGTTCACATTGTGGAAAGTGTTTCAGTCGGCTAGGAGCCCTGAAAATACATGAGAGAgtgcacactggagagaagccataccacTGCCATCCATGTGGGAAGAGCTTTAGCCAGTCAGGTCAGTTATTGtatcattttaaaaagtgtaatgGAAAGTTGCCACAGTAA
- the LOC127440865 gene encoding zinc finger protein 239-like isoform X3, whose product MQVKVESQELDEVEEKHQYQTPNNSERNSSPKTIKKTRAKKSLTCPQCGKSFKQKVLLVNHMRIHTGEKPFTCLQCGKSFTKKGNLKNHMRIHTGEKPFTCPQCGKSFSCSKGFKYHLHSQHTGVKSLKCDQCGKKFILTSHLKAHMRTHTKEKPYMCSICGKSYAWWHNFKDHQRMHTGVRDHVCFECGKTFIRADDLKLHQRVHTGEKPYTCSHCGKCFSRLGALKIHERVHTGEKPYHCHPCGKSFSQSGQLLYHFKKCNGKLPQ is encoded by the coding sequence ATGCAAGTGAAAGTGGAAAGTCAAGAACTggatgaagtggaggagaaacatcagtatcagacaCCTAATAATTCTGAAAGGAATTCCTCaccaaaaacaattaaaaaaacaagagCCAAAAAATCTTTaacctgccctcagtgtggaaagagtttcaaacaaAAAGTACTCCTTGTgaatcacatgagaattcacactggagagaagcctttcacatgcctgcagtgtggaaagagtttcacaaaaaAAGGAAACCTTAAgaatcacatgagaattcacactggagagaagcctttcacatgccctcagtgtggaaagagtttctcatGTTCAAAAGGTTTCAAATATCATCTGCACTCTCAGCACACTGGAGTAAAATCATTGAAGTGTGATCAGTGtggtaaaaaatttattttgacatcaCACTTAAAGGCACATATGAGAACTCATACAAAGGAGAAGCCTTACATGTGCTCTATTTGTGGAAAGAGTTATGCATGGTGGCACAATTTTAAAGATCACCAGAGAATGCATACCGGCGTAAGAGATCATGTGTGCTTTGAGTGTGGGAAAACCTTTATTAGAGCTGACGACTTGAAGCTGCACCAAAGAGTCCACACAGGAGAAAAACCTTATACATGTTCACATTGTGGAAAGTGTTTCAGTCGGCTAGGAGCCCTGAAAATACATGAGAGAgtgcacactggagagaagccataccacTGCCATCCATGTGGGAAGAGCTTTAGCCAGTCAGGTCAGTTATTGtatcattttaaaaagtgtaatgGAAAGTTGCCACAGTAA